A DNA window from Hoplias malabaricus isolate fHopMal1 chromosome 5, fHopMal1.hap1, whole genome shotgun sequence contains the following coding sequences:
- the LOC136697308 gene encoding uncharacterized protein produces MSKHGYLKPSHSAQVLILGAPQLSASPSVIREQGVVRLNCEPPLTRASQCYFYPERDKIKSSEVTCDYSLNSDTTVRSPLSDPYDVFRHLPAATQSSITAEQPPADSPGSSTHFSSTTDSTPSELPFSVSLLATNNHCCQSPTDPPKTVNIQPNEHPVENTSPDTENSPGSSTHFSSTTDSTPSELPFSVSLLATNNHITHCCQSPTDPPKTAQTNDLQSPAGPTQSSETRLNFRMLLLLVLSVTGAGVVVFGVAIFSCRSIMKKRFESASLCFFRPCLLLLDPTGRTVICSIKESEEIVYTTVAFTSHAQDQVRE; encoded by the exons ATGAGCAAACATGGATATTTAAAACCTTCTCACTCTGCACAAGTATTGATCCTGG GTGCTCCTCAGCTCTCTGCTTCTCCTTCAGTTATTAGAGAGCAGGGTGTAGTCCGGCTGAACTGTGAACCGCCACTCACTAGAGCCTCTCAGTGTTATTTCTATCCAGAGAGAGACAAGA TAAAGAGCAGTGAAGTGACCTGTGATTATTCACTGAACTCTGACACAACCGTCCGCTCTCCACTGAGTGACCCGTATGATGTGTTCA GGCATTTACCTGCAGCAACGCAGTCCTCCATCACAGCAGAGCAACCCCCTGCAG ATTCTCCAGGTTCCTCCACACACTTCAGCTCCACAACAGACTCCACACCCAGTGAGTTGCCTTTCTCCGTCTCTCTTCTAGCCACAAACAACCACTGCTGTCAGAGTCCAACAGATCCTCCAAAAA CTGTGAATATCCAACCTAACGAACACCCTGTGGAAAACACTTCACCAGATACAGAGA ATTCTCCAGGTTCCTCCACACACTTCAGCTCCACGACAGACTCCACACCCAGTGAGTTGCCTTTCTCCGTCTCTCTTCTAGCCACAAACAACCACATCACCCACTGCTGTCAGAGTCCAACAGATCCTCCAAAAA CTGCACAGACCAATGACCTTCAGAGTCCAGCAGGTCCTACACAAA GTTCAGAGACCAGACTCAATTTCA GGATGTTGTTGCTGCTGGTGCTGTCAGTAACTGGGGCTGGTGTCGTGGTGTTTGGAGTGGCTATTTTTAGCTGCAGGTCTATAA TGAAGAAGAGGTTTGAAAG TGCCTCCCTCTGTTTTTTCCGGCCCTGTCTCCTGCTGCTGGACCCGACTGGACGGACGGTGATCTGCAGCATCAAAG AATCTGAGGAGATTGTTTACACCACAGTGGCCTTCACTTCGCACGCCCAAGACCAGGTCcgagaataa